One window of the bacterium genome contains the following:
- a CDS encoding pitrilysin family protein: protein MPSEIVKKTQLPSGLRVITESLPDRESVSLGIWIEVGSRHEDLKVAGVSHFLEHMVFKGTPTRSAKQIATELERLGGVLNAFTTREHTCYHARILCDDLPVAVDLLADIATRATIPGAEVVKERKVIAEEIKDTQDTPHEHIHDVFAEQMWPDHPIGRPIAGSLESVRRTTRERLTQHRRLFYRPDRIVVAASGALSHNRLLALVKRHLDLPAPSVAPPLTPAVNGTQPRRAVISREINQTHVLIGFPTWPFVDKRRYAALVTTNLMGGGMSSRLFQSVREKRGLVYSIYAFQDSFVDTGFFAVYFACDPAQVVVAADLVLEELGKLRRQAIPAAELRDAQSQLKGNLALGLESTSSRMHRLARHELYLGGYVTPKQTMRSIDKVTVRDVAGVATEAFLPERAAASILGPVDQSVLDRIDWGRLDKKPRRAPVRPRAAA from the coding sequence ATGCCATCTGAAATCGTCAAGAAGACCCAACTGCCGTCCGGCCTGCGTGTCATCACCGAGTCCCTGCCCGATCGCGAGTCGGTTTCGCTGGGTATCTGGATCGAAGTGGGCTCGCGCCATGAAGACCTGAAGGTGGCGGGGGTCTCGCATTTTCTCGAACACATGGTCTTCAAGGGGACACCTACCCGTTCCGCCAAACAGATCGCCACCGAACTGGAGCGGCTGGGCGGCGTGCTCAACGCCTTTACCACCCGCGAGCACACCTGTTACCACGCGCGCATCCTGTGCGACGATCTGCCGGTGGCGGTTGACCTGCTGGCCGACATTGCCACCCGCGCGACCATCCCCGGCGCCGAAGTGGTCAAAGAACGCAAAGTGATCGCCGAGGAAATCAAGGACACCCAGGACACGCCGCACGAACACATCCATGACGTGTTCGCCGAGCAAATGTGGCCCGATCATCCGATCGGGCGGCCGATCGCCGGCTCGCTGGAGAGCGTGAGACGGACCACGCGCGAGCGGCTGACGCAGCATCGTCGGTTGTTCTATCGTCCCGACCGGATTGTGGTGGCCGCATCGGGCGCGCTGTCGCACAATCGTCTGCTGGCGTTGGTGAAACGCCATCTCGATCTGCCGGCGCCGTCGGTCGCGCCGCCCTTGACGCCGGCGGTCAATGGCACGCAGCCGCGGCGCGCCGTGATTAGCCGCGAGATCAATCAGACGCATGTGCTGATCGGTTTCCCGACCTGGCCGTTTGTCGACAAACGCCGCTATGCCGCGCTGGTCACCACCAACCTGATGGGCGGCGGGATGTCGTCGCGCCTGTTCCAGAGCGTGCGCGAAAAGCGCGGGCTGGTGTATTCGATCTATGCCTTTCAGGACTCCTTTGTCGACACGGGGTTCTTCGCGGTCTATTTCGCCTGCGACCCGGCCCAGGTGGTGGTTGCGGCCGATCTGGTCCTGGAGGAATTGGGCAAACTGCGCCGCCAGGCGATTCCGGCGGCCGAATTGCGCGACGCGCAGTCGCAGCTGAAGGGCAATCTGGCGTTGGGGCTGGAGTCAACCTCCTCGCGCATGCACCGTTTGGCGCGTCACGAGCTGTATCTGGGCGGGTATGTCACGCCCAAGCAGACGATGCGTTCGATCGACAAGGTGACCGTGCGTGATGTCGCCGGCGTTGCGACCGAGGCCTTTCTGCCGGAACGCGCGGCGGCCTCGATCCTCGGCCCCGTGGACCAGAGCGTGCTCGACCGGATCGACTGGGGACGTCTTGACAAAAAACCACGCCGCGCTCCGGTCAGGCCGCGCGCGGCGGCGTAG